The Halichondria panicea chromosome 17, odHalPani1.1, whole genome shotgun sequence DNA segment GTCAGCTCTCGCTGAGTGTCATAAGGAGGACAGAGAATACCAATGCAGGTTGCCTCAACATGGTAGAACAAAGCTCCATATTCGGTACCAACTCCGCCGGGAATGCTCTGAGCATCTTTATCAACACATGAGAATGTTGAGCGATGATGTGTGTAATGTGCAGTCATTAGATATCCGACATACTCGACTGTCCAGGAGGTGGGGCATTGAGTCTTGGCTGGTATCATGATCATGGCTGCTCTAGTGGGCACGTAACAGACTGCACAGGGGACATTGTGGTGCCCAAGGTGACCTAGAGGTACAGGGGGATACGACTCGTACTCAGCTCCATATAGGAAGCTAGTCCCTTGGACTCCATTCGCGCTTGAAATATAGTCCGGATTATTAGGTAGGCATATTTTCTCTGCACTCCCTCCCTTATGTGTGTAGTGACTACCAGCGGCTCTTCCTGAATAGACTAGTTCTGTTCCTAGTGCCTCAGGGCATGTGGTCCTCCCCCACCTGATGTAAGTCACTCCGGCTGAGACTGGTCCAGGAAGTCCTTGAGTTCCTACGGGTCCCCTCAGTCCTTGTTCTCCTGGCAACCCGTCTTTTCCAGGCATACCATCACGACCAGGCCGACCACGAAGTTTGTCAATAAGAGGTATGTAGGAGAGAGCCTTATTCACATCTCCAACTGTCGGTTGATTCTCAACTTCATTTTGAACTGTGAAGGCATTTACAAACATCGTTTGGTAACAATTCAGTTCATGTTTTAGCTACATTATTCCTACTCTCGTACTCGTAAAATTCTTGTATCATTGAGTATTGCTATTCTTAAACCCTCCGAACAAGCTACGGTGATGATTAATTATTAGCAGCTGCACACAAGTGTAGCCATAACAAACTGCTAAACATCTTACCTTGTAGTGGATAGGTTGCAAATGCGCAAGCAAAGAATGCTGCAATTTTGAAGACTGTGAAGACTGTGTACATTGTTTCCTCTTGCTAGATTTTCTTGTTATCGATTATGAGCCTTCGCCTGTGCAAAGTGTGATTCCCTTCACCCTTTTATACAGTTATCTATCTGTTATCTGGTATAGTTTTGCTTCCATAATAAcatcaagttgtgaaattaataatattcatagtaGTTTTAATTGCTCGTGAGTGACATTGCATTTTAAATTATCCCCgacgattttactctcattcgcagaaatatgTATGTTAGTACcgtgtattactagaatattttgctggtgaaaacaTTTTGTAAATGGACCCTTTGCAataatctaactattgcgttctgccAAGGATCTTGTGTCATACCAGTACCAGTTTAAGTTTTATTTTTGCGAGGTGATCAAATTTGCATattttgatgctcacaaaattaatatgtaCGGTATTcgcgaaaataattatgtcggaTGGactcgaggttaacgtggcGCACGATTAAGGTATATATTGTATGTACCACATTGTCAAATGTGTGGGGAATCTTAACTAGAGACATACGtgtactagctacatgtatgaattGTGTTGGCCATACACTTGGTTATCGCTGCAGCATGCATAGTCTACCTTGCATTTGTTCTTGTCCTTGTTGTTTCAGATGTCACACAACcaaatgtatatatacaggtgaTGATAGCGCTACTTCTCCTGTTTCAGCGTCACTATGGCGTCCGAAGCTCAGGAGTCAACTTCATTTTTTGGACAGGAATGGTCATCTACGGAATATTTAAACTGAGGTCATACATCCTCATCTCAATGGATGAAGGACAGCAGGTGATTCCATTGTCACATGAGCATTATGTTGGTATTGTAGTATTGTTTTTACTTacaagacatacatgtacatgtactattctTGAGAGCTTGTTTATAGTCGCAACTTGCACTTTCATGCCAAACCGTACTGTCTACGTTCATGTCACTCTCTCTCAGGTCGATGTGTTCCGATTGACAACATTCTGTGTGCAGCTCTTAGTGTATCTGGTGGAGTTTGTATTGTCCTTTTTCCCTGAGCCTAAACCACGAAGACGCCTCTACCAACTCGGCCTTGATGATGAGGTTGGTACTACAGTATTATAATAGTGCTACAGATCCTTAAGAAGGATCTGATATAAGAAATCTAGTGGGATTGATGTGCATATAATATGCTCGGCTATTCTTCGAATAGACAGGGCAAACTCACAAAGGTAACAATCTTTTGTTTACTTTTTTCTCACCTTCAGCGGAAATCATGTCCAGAGGAACACGCCACCTTCCTCTCTCGAATCACTTGGTGGTGGCAGAACGGACAGATCTGGCATGGCTGGCGACGCCCACTCAAGTACGATGATCTGGTCGACCTCAACACCTATGATAAGTCGGAGGCCATTGCTCCAGTCTTCCAGAAGCATTGGAACAAGGAACTGTGCAAAGCAGGGTGAGAATTTACATGTGTAGTGCTGTCGTTGGAAAATGATGTTAGTTTGAGGATTACTGTAAATACCCTGAAACTCATTAATGGAATTTCCTAGCAATTTTATACAAGGTGCATGCCGTATAGGaactttcataattataaatgtctTGATTCAATTTCTCTATCTGCCATGGtatttaaaataattatgttacacaaaactgcatgcaataattcACACGTATACTCTACAGGATAAGCTTCCAGCAAGAGTCCAACACTACCACAGCCCCCACTCTAAACGTTCAAGACTCCGAGTACCAGTCCCTGAGCACACATGTGAGCGACAGGACCCGGGTGGTCTCCCCTTCCACTAACAGACAAGCCACTCAATCTACCAGCAATCCTTCTCTTGTGTTGGCACTAGTGAAGACGTTTGGTTGGGAGTTTTCTGTCGCAGGTTTCTACAAGATCTTCCAAGACTTACTCCTATTTGCAAGCCCACAAATTCTCAAGTAAGCTGCTTACACCTTATTAACTACACAAAAATAGTCTAAATGAAAGcttggtggaggtgccaaagctacataacataaagctactaatagctagcttttatacacacattgattataattaattttgctgcatgcagaatccagaatcacagggaaactcaaagagtgggtaatgatcgacgatgatcgttgttaaaacgatcgatgccaaaagttcaagtctaaaattaatggctgcaagtcagcagagccttgcggctctcttctcactcttgcaggtaccaatagctagcgttctagtgcagagttaactaagtagagtagcaacactcggtgaacaagttttgctacggactcttctgaaaaggctgcaatggcattccaagtaagcaaactaggcataactcgagaacgaagctttattttgcaaatccacaaataccaagccaaaaaaacatgactagaagcctatagaaactcttacttgcacttcattgatccttgagcagctgaaacagcctacacacacacacacagacacacaaacacactactgtatacctcgcttgcgcatgcgcaccaaggcataataatgTGCTAAATTTTGTGGCTTGTTTACGATAAATTCAAAGATTAGACTGTGTGTGCCACGGCTCTGCAGTCTTATCCTCATAAAATTCTTACAAGACCTAACAGTACACAGAATCATTTTTATAACTCACATGAGACGGTGACCTTTACATGCTTCGTTTCTCTTCGCAGGCTTCTCATTGGGTTCACTGAGGACAAGAACGAACCCAACTGGAAAGGGTACTTATATGCAGCGCTGCTGTTTATAGCCGCTGTGTTCCAGTCATTGTTGGCTCACCAATATTTCCACGGCTGCTTCAGAGTCGGCATGAGGATTAGAACAGCTGTCATCGCCTCTGTCTATgcaaaggtacatgtacatgtataaagtaTGTATACAGTGTTACGTGTACAGCTATTGCAATGGTTAACGTATTTGTACTTAAAATATGATCTCCGTGTCACAAGTCTACATGGCAGGCTGTTATGTTATTCTCCTTTTAGTgttctacatacatgtatatattatatatataagctTGCATGGCAGCATGAAAGTGCAGTACATGCTAGCTGTTAAAATACGAAAAGTTACTAAATTGGTCCATGCAGGCTCTTCGTATGAGCACCAAGGCTCGTCGCACCAGCACAGTCGGGGAGATAGTCAACCTCATGTCAGTAGATGCTCAGATGTTCATGGACCTCATGCCCTATCTCCACATGTTGTGGTCTGCTCCGTTCCAGATTGTGCTAGCTCTTATCTTCCTGTGGTTCTCCATGGGTCCCTCCATCTTTGCCGGGTTCTTTGTTATGGTGTTGATGGTGCCTCTCAATGCAATCATTGCCGTTAAGGGGAGGCAGTACCAAGTAAGTggtggcataattatgctaaaatgATTTATGTCATACATTGCAATAAACCCACAGTGTTTAGTTTAGTAATGTCCTTGATCACTGTCGTGTAAAAGAAAGGCTTTATGTCATGTAGATACATGTTAGGTGACTCATACGCTAGCAGGAAGTAATGTCAGTAATGATGTACGGTTTCTAACATGTAGGTACTcactggtacatgtacatgtacgtacacgtTAAGTGACTTGTacatcgtacatgtacatgtaggtagggATAATCAAGATATCAATTTTAAGTGTATTGTGTTATCATTGTTTCCacataaatatacatgtactgtattatgTACTTCTGCACTTATGTATCTAGATCAAGTTGATGGCCTATAAGGACTCTCGCATCAAGCTCGTCAACGAAGTTCTCAACGGTATCAAGGTATCGTGTGTTGATTGGGTTAGTGTGTAACACTTATTCATGTGCTTTGTGTCTGATCGCAGGTGATCAAGTTGTATGCGTGGGAGCGTCCGTTCCAACAGCTGGTGGAGAAGATGCGAGGCAATGAGTTAAGCATCCTCCTCAAGTCAGCCTTCCTCAATGCAGCCACCTCCTTCACTTGGACCTGCGCCCCCTTCCTTGTAAGTGGTGGCACATGACTGTGTGTGCTCATGCATAGTCAGCATAACATTAATTATCAATGATTATGTGTTATTGATCATCCATTTTGAAATTTTTGTCTAAGTATTGttacagtcatgtatgtgAGTTACTTGACACCTGTAATTTTGTCATTATACAATTTCTTTATACATGAACAggtacaattacatgtacatctaagATTAAATTTGCCCCCACTAGTTTTTATCCCCTCGTTTCCGGCAGGTATCGCTAGCAACGTTTGCAACATATGCGCTCGTGAACAAGGACTCGACGAACCCTGCCGATCGTCTGACAGCTGACAAAGTGTTTGTGGCCCTCTCCCTGTTCAATATCCTCAGATACCCTCTCATCATGCTGCCCCTTCTCGTGAATTTCCTCATTCAGGTAAAGCAATCCGCGAGTCtgctacagtacatgtagctcaatCGATCCCCATTATActacaaggtacatgtacatacagtatttggattagtacatgtacagtatgtttACTACCCTTTGTAAGGAATTTAGCTTGTATAAGAGTAATTATATCGAAATGATTGAAGtacaatgtactgtactattTATAATCCTTAATAGGCGAGTGTGTCGAAGAAGCGGTTGAGTAACTACCTGAGGAAGGAAGAGCTGGACCCGTCATGTGTCAACAGAAGACTTACTCCTGCTACAGGTACGTACTGTAGGTATGCTGTACACACTGGCTTGAAGTACGTGTACTGAACTCATGTTTAATAGGTGATGAGGACTCAGTGTCAGTGAAAAACGGAACATTCACCTGGGAAGATGAGGCCAAACCAACGCTGACAGAGTGAGTCATACGTAACTGAATGCTTGTATATGTATAAAATTCTAtcccacacatgtacatattaagTATTACATCGGTTGACTTGTTATTAGCTACAGTACATGATGATGTGATTATCGGGGGTTGCCTTACAAAATACTTTATGACGTTATCTTTGCAGTGTTAATCTGAACATCAAGCCAGGTGAGCTGTTAGCAGTTGTCGGTTTGGTGGGTGCAGGCAAGTCCTCTCTCGTCCAAGCCATTCTCGGGGAGATGGTCAAGCTGAACGGAGACGTCATCATCAATGTGAGGAAACTGCAAACTCTATCGTAATATTACATGCTGAAAGGTTGTGATAACTATACCTTTTAAAAAAATTCAATTTCAAGTTGGTTTGGGCGTGCATGACTTGTGGAATTCGTCAATGCAGGGATCAGTAGCATACGTCCCTCAACAAGCCTGGATTCAGAATGCCACAGTCAAGGACAACATTCTGTTTGGGAAAGCGTACAATGAGCGTCTGTACAAAACCACCATCAAGGCCTGTGCTCTGGAAACTGACCTGGAGATACTGCCAGCAGGGGACGAGACGGAGATCGGAGAGAAGGTGCGAGCATCTGTTCAATTGAATAACTATGGTGATTGCATGCCTATGTATTTCCAACGTATTAAAatcacccataattatatccatacacatacactgtatgtaAACTAATAGTGAAAATCAACACAATTGTCCTTAgtcccctccccctcacataCCCATTAACTAACCCTGTACACAAGATACACACTTctcacacacccccacatgcctcacactctcacaccctcacagggcATCAACCTGAGTGGTGGTCAGAAGCAGAGAGTGAGTTTAGCCCGTGCAGTGTACCAGGAGGCCGATGTCTACCTTTTGGACGACCCTCTCAGTGCCGTGGACTCTCATGTTGGCAAGCATATCTTTGATGAGGTCATTGGTCCAGACGGAATGCTTGCAGGAAAGGTAATTTTTCTAGAATCTGTTCATTATGCCCTGGGGCGTTACTTGCAGGaggcagtgtacatgtacatgttgtttTCTTAGAtataccagggtgtcatacaggggaaaagggggatatccccccctttcaattatgactgagtgtccatagctgggtattgaaataacagttgacctttttttagcaacattttctggttacttttctcatttcccccctctacttcaaaatcctgtatgataCCCTGTATACAAACTTGGTCTATGGATCTTTCACCTTCGAACTTTAGATATTGTTGGTATTGacgtacatacacactgtactcctccccccaccccctctctctccccaGGTGCGTGTGCTAGTCACCCATGGAATTGGGTTCCTGTCGCAGTGTGATAGAGTGGCGAGCCTCAAAGAAGGGAGGATCGCGGAGGTGGGCAGTTATGCTGAGCTCATTGACCAGGACGGACCATTTGCTGAGTTTATCAGGCACCACACTGGAGGTCCTGACGTGGAGGAAGACCTACCAGGTATATAACTGAAGTGTATGTCCATACAACTGTGTTATGCATGTGCTCATGTAAGTAATATGGAAGAACTTACGAATAAATGAGGTGTCTGCTGAATCTCGTTGTATACTAAAGTATGGAAATGGcatctgcctgcatgcatgtcggtTCTTATAACATGCTCGTGTATTATCAAACTACATCAGAACAATCAGTCATCCATTTTACCCTGagctcatacatgtatacatgtatgttccagtgctgcatataataattatgtaactcgAATTAAATTCACAATATTTCCCCACGCAGCATTCTCTGAGTACGGTGAGTTTGATGAGGATGCAATGCCTGATGTGACGGAAGACTCTGATATGGTGGTGGACAAGACTGAGCTGCACTCCAGGAGAGTCGCACAAACCAAACACCTCGCAAGACAAAGGTACATGTGACAGAATTATTGTACTGTGGCGTAGAGTTTCTGGTACTCTTGTACTAATAGTTAATGTGAGAGGCCTCTTCTGAAACAGTAAACTAAACACATGCATCGAACAACGTTACCTTGACACATTGTGGCTTTAAGAGGCCTGCATGTGAAACACAAGAGCAATATTAATTATaccttggtgcgcatgcgcaagcgaggtatacggtagtgtttttgtgtctgtgtctgtgtagactgctacagctgctcaaggatgaatcaagtgcaagtaagagtttctataggcttctagtcatgtttacttggattttaatttatggatttgcaaaataatgcttcgttctcgagttatgcctagtttttcttacttggaatgccattgcagctttttcagaagagcacgtagccaaactgagtgttgctactctacttagtagttagctttgcactagaatgctagctatattggtagctgcaagagtgagaagagagctgcaaggctctgctaatacagccattaattttagactttaacttttggcatcgatcgtttttaacaacaatcatggtcgatcattacccactctttcagtttgcatgcagcaaaattgtTCATCatgtcatgtgtataaaagctattagtagctttatgttatgtagctttggcatctccaccgaggcatcagcacccgcggtgctttcattttgaaTAGCATTATCTCCTCCTATAATTGTCCACTGAACAGTATTATTCACTATATAGGTCCATGGAGAGCACGTCACGTCCCGAGTCACGGAAGAGTGAGTCGAGGAGTGTGTCAAAGGCAGAGCTGAAGCGACAGCTGTCCAAGCAGTTCTCACGACAACAGTCGCAGAAGGAGGCGGAGGAAGAGGAGGCAGCCGGAGGAACACTCATTCAGGATGAGAAAGCAGAGAGTGGAGCTGTAAGATAGATACATGCACATTGCTATATAATGCACATGACtgtcacatgtacatgtgccgGCACCATGCACTTATATTATTTACACGTACCTTCATGCTAATAAGCAGTTCATGACATGTGAATATGCTTAAAATTGCAACACTCCTCCTaaacaattataattgtacacaCATCTAGTGACCTGTTGcagtattaattttacttAGCTTCATTCCCAACCGACTGTTCtctaatgtacatgtacagtaccatACATTGTCATTTTTGTGTTGAAAGCGATTGAGGCTATCAGTACTCAACGTACTAGACTTAACTAATTGTTTGCTCTCTTCAGGTCAAACTGTCTGTATTCGTCGCGTACATCAAAGCTTGCACCTACTACATCTCATTTCTGGTACTATTCTTCATCTTCTTGTCCAACGCTGCGTCTCTTGGATCCAACTTCTGGCTTGCTGACTACAGCAACCAGAACGATGCGGCAGCTGGTAACTCATCTAACGCCACTGTGGGTAACTCATCTAACGCCACTAGTACTGTGGGTGAAGACATGTGAGTTAGATACGTACACTGTAGCAATAAGAAGTACAGTGTAGTCTTGTTTGTTCTGTTTGATTCACTTCATCGGCCATGCATTGAATAATCTTTTCGTACCCATTTGGATCAGTCACATAGAAATCAGTTGCTTCACTTCCAGGCGAAGTATAATTTGTctgtttacatgtatactactagatatatacaatgtagataTACATACAATATTTTACACGTCCATGCTCACACAATTTGGTGCTGCTGTTACAGTAGCCttcatgtacatatattatattTATTGTTACTGTTTGGTTCACAGTAATACATGTAACGCTCTCTTTGCAGTGGTCTCTTTCTCGGAGTGTATGCAGCTCTTGGTTTTTCCCAAGCCTTGTTCGTTTTAGTCGGAGCATTCTGTCTGGCTTTCGGAGCCTACAAAGCCTCTCAGACTCTGCACGAGAAACTACTGTTCAGCATCTTAAGATCTCCCATGTCTTTCTTTGATACCACTCCGCTGGGTAGAATTCTCAACCGCTTTTCAAAGGATGTGTACATCATTGACCAGACATTACCCTGGACAATGAGGTAatggtgtgtatagtgtgCCTATAATATTCGGTGAGTAGAATTCTATATAGACATAGTTCACCAGCTGTTGACTTCGACATTCACATACAGTGACTATATAGTTTTAGTCAAAACAATGACAGTGAACAAACATCATTGTTttgtatacaattatacatccatgcatatgtataattatgcacaatgTACAATGAAGGTCAAAACTATTGTTTCTTTTACAGAATGTTTCTGATGATGGTATTCAGTGTTTTGAGCACTATTCTCGTGATTGTTATAGCAACCCCGATCTTCTTGGCTGTCATTGTGCCGCTAGGTGTATTCTACGTTTTGGTGCAGGTACAGTGTACGATTTTGCTTCATTTTATTTTTAACCATCTTTATTCAcagtatgtacagtgtatctaGCTATTGACAGTCCTTACCTTATAACTcctaatacatgtaatagtatATTATTCTGCTCCATCTGTCGACACGACACCTATCGCTTCCTTGCAGCGTGTGTATGTGGCCACCTCTCGTCAACTCAAGCGATTGGAATCCGTCTCCCGCTCCCCCATCTACACCCACTTTCAGGAGTCTGTGACGGGTGCTCCCAGTATCAGAGCTTACCAAACCCAGGAGAGGTTTCTCAGGGAAAGTGAAGCCAGGGTGGACCACAATCAGATTGCTTACTACCCAGGGATATGCGCCAACAGGTGAGAttgttgtgtgtctgtgtacagGGCGAGCATATTTCTGAGGCAGTGAAAGCCATAGGTCGCGAAAAACACTGTACACTTTTATCATCAATTCGCAGCTAAATTGCGATGTCCATAATGTGTTCATAAACCCCAAATTGTCCATTACACATCAATCCATCTGTGTTAGGCCCAATCCAAGCTAAGCAGTAACAATGCCATATACAGtaacctatagctagcttacatgtacttgttaCATGCGTGGTGCATATGGCATGTTTGCCTATGACTAAATAACATCGTTTTTGTTTTAGGTGGTTGGCCATTCGTCTTGAGTTTGTTGGCAACCTGGTGATCTTATTTGCTGCTCTGTTTGCTGTGATCCAGCGTAATTATGCCGACGTGATCAACCTTCCGATCACTGCTGGTCTGGTTGGTCTCTCCATCAGCTATGCTCTACAAGTCACCACTGCACTCAATATGATGGTGAGGATGACCAGTGACCTGGAGACCAACATTGTGGCTGTCGAGAGGACTAAGGAGTACGCAGAGACTCCTAATGAGGTTAGTTTGTACTAAGATTCATGATGTGTCTCATTGCTCTTTGCTACTTCCAAAATTTTGAGCCCATGTTGGTACCGTCCAAATAATTAGAGTAACAGACTTAATTACTTCTATAAGTATAACATGGTGACCATTGACTGTAgtgtttttgtttttacaaGTTTGGCTGATTGCATGTCTGCCTGCGATAGTTCATAGCGTGATTCCCAACAGGCGCCTCCTGTGGTGGAAGACAATCGCCCTGCTCCTGAATGGCCGCAAGGTGGTCATCTGACTTTCAATCACTACGCTACTCGCTATCGGGAGGGGCTGGACTTGGTGTTGAAGGACATTCAGTGTGACGTACCCTCTGGGACCAAGGTAATGGCAGCAATGAAACTATAGATCTCCATACTGAGAGTTTTGATCCTTGCAAAATAGCTTTTGTTAAGCACTGAGAGGTGCATGTGCTTACAATTGTTTCCTCTAAGAAAGTCTTGATTCTCTTTCAGATTGGTATAGTGGGTCGTACTGGTGCAGGAAAGTCATCGCTCACTCTGGCTCTGTTCCGGATCATTGAGCCAGCCGGAGGCTCCATCCTTATTGATGGAATTGACATTGCCAGTCTCGGACTGGAAGACTTGAGGTCAAAGATCACCATCATCccacaggtacatgtacggtATACATAGATGAACAAACATTCAGCTTATAAACTGTCGGGGACATTTTTTTATATGCTGTTGTTATGAGTATTCTGAAGGGCTTCTAAAAACATTAGACGAGTCTATAATGATGCTCGCTTGTTTCAGTTTTGGTTCTAGATGAACGTGTATGCTCTTTAGCAATGTGTCATATCAACGATGTAGGATCCAGTGCTCTTTTCTGGTGACTTGCGGATGAATCTTGACCCGTTTGAGAACTACAGTGATGATCAGATCTGGCGAGCCCTGGAGAGTGCTCACTTGAGTGCCTTTGTCTCCTCACTGGAGGAGAAGCTTATGTACCCCATCGCAGAGGGCGGAGAGAACCTTAGGTGAGTACACATGCGGTGCATTTGTGAACACAACAATAATTGTCAAGGTTTGGTGCACTTGACTGCAATACAGTTTATTGGTTGGCTGCAATATAGAGGTAATCTGCTAACACTGGATACTTTTGGGGCCAATTAACTGTACGTGTAAAAGGTGACCTGCTTACATGTAAATCAAACTGCATTgtttgtacgtgtacatgtatggtacactgtacatgtacattgttgtaTATACGTACTGATCCTTTACTCAATTCCTTTTAATTGAGGCATAaccacatgtacaatgaacaAGTAAAAGGTAACATGTGTACAATCTTCCCACAGTGTTGGTCAGCGTCAGCTGGTGTGTCTGGCTCGAGCTCTCCTCCGTAAGACCAAGATCCTGGTGTTGGATGAGGCCACAGCTGCCGTGGACCTGGAGACTGATGACCTCATCCAGAAGACCATACGAACAGAGTTTGCTGACTGCACCGTTGTCACCATCGCACACAGACTCAACACCATCATTGATTACGACATGTAAGTGTAACAATAGGTAGTGCTACATGTTTAAAGAGAAAGAAGTATCCTCCTCAGGCGTCTCAAAATACCAGAGGGTGGGTAGAGTTAAGTACGGCCAGTATGTGGGATTGAGCATTCatta contains these protein-coding regions:
- the LOC135351077 gene encoding multidrug resistance-associated protein 1-like — protein: MSALDNLDKFCSPVSQFWRRRDPPFSCLYHTVNQTCQDEVDLTICFEDTAILYLVCVSLWLLAALEFLTTSRKTRDRIAFNLLNVSKILLVIVPLVAALCDLGYSIYQGVSSDSEDKVAYFQYMSPAVIVVSMVMIALLLLFQRHYGVRSSGVNFIFWTGMVIYGIFKLRSYILISMDEGQQVDVFRLTTFCVQLLVYLVEFVLSFFPEPKPRRRLYQLGLDDERKSCPEEHATFLSRITWWWQNGQIWHGWRRPLKYDDLVDLNTYDKSEAIAPVFQKHWNKELCKAGISFQQESNTTTAPTLNVQDSEYQSLSTHVSDRTRVVSPSTNRQATQSTSNPSLVLALVKTFGWEFSVAGFYKIFQDLLLFASPQILKLLIGFTEDKNEPNWKGYLYAALLFIAAVFQSLLAHQYFHGCFRVGMRIRTAVIASVYAKALRMSTKARRTSTVGEIVNLMSVDAQMFMDLMPYLHMLWSAPFQIVLALIFLWFSMGPSIFAGFFVMVLMVPLNAIIAVKGRQYQIKLMAYKDSRIKLVNEVLNGIKVIKLYAWERPFQQLVEKMRGNELSILLKSAFLNAATSFTWTCAPFLVSLATFATYALVNKDSTNPADRLTADKVFVALSLFNILRYPLIMLPLLVNFLIQASVSKKRLSNYLRKEELDPSCVNRRLTPATGDEDSVSVKNGTFTWEDEAKPTLTDVNLNIKPGELLAVVGLVGAGKSSLVQAILGEMVKLNGDVIINGSVAYVPQQAWIQNATVKDNILFGKAYNERLYKTTIKACALETDLEILPAGDETEIGEKGINLSGGQKQRVSLARAVYQEADVYLLDDPLSAVDSHVGKHIFDEVIGPDGMLAGKVRVLVTHGIGFLSQCDRVASLKEGRIAEVGSYAELIDQDGPFAEFIRHHTGGPDVEEDLPAFSEYGEFDEDAMPDVTEDSDMVVDKTELHSRRVAQTKHLARQRSMESTSRPESRKSESRSVSKAELKRQLSKQFSRQQSQKEAEEEEAAGGTLIQDEKAESGAVKLSVFVAYIKACTYYISFLVLFFIFLSNAASLGSNFWLADYSNQNDAAAGNSSNATVGNSSNATSTVGEDIGLFLGVYAALGFSQALFVLVGAFCLAFGAYKASQTLHEKLLFSILRSPMSFFDTTPLGRILNRFSKDVYIIDQTLPWTMRMFLMMVFSVLSTILVIVIATPIFLAVIVPLGVFYVLVQRVYVATSRQLKRLESVSRSPIYTHFQESVTGAPSIRAYQTQERFLRESEARVDHNQIAYYPGICANRWLAIRLEFVGNLVILFAALFAVIQRNYADVINLPITAGLVGLSISYALQVTTALNMMVRMTSDLETNIVAVERTKEYAETPNEAPPVVEDNRPAPEWPQGGHLTFNHYATRYREGLDLVLKDIQCDVPSGTKIGIVGRTGAGKSSLTLALFRIIEPAGGSILIDGIDIASLGLEDLRSKITIIPQDPVLFSGDLRMNLDPFENYSDDQIWRALESAHLSAFVSSLEEKLMYPIAEGGENLSVGQRQLVCLARALLRKTKILVLDEATAAVDLETDDLIQKTIRTEFADCTVVTIAHRLNTIIDYDIIMVLDAGRIVEFDPPGDLLNNKNSVFYSMAEDAGLVS
- the LOC135351091 gene encoding short-chain collagen C4-like isoform X3; protein product: MQVQNEVENQPTVGDVNKALSYIPLIDKLRGRPGRDGMPGKDGLPGEQGLRGPVGTQGLPGPVSAGVTYIRWGRTTCPEALGTELVYSGRAAGSHYTHKGGSAEKICLPNNPDYISSANGVQGTSFLYGAEYESYPPVPLGHLGHHNVPCAVCYVPTRAAMIMIPAKTQCPTSWTVEYVGYLMTAHYTHHRSTFSCVDKDAQSIPGGVGTEYGALFYHVEATCIGILCPPYDTQRELTCAVCTK
- the LOC135351091 gene encoding collagen alpha-1(IV) chain-like isoform X1; translated protein: MYTVFTVFKIAAFFACAFATYPLQVQNEVENQPTVGDVNKALSYIPLIDKLRGRPGRDGMPGKDGLPGEQGLRGPVGTQGLPGPVSAGVTYIRWGRTTCPEALGTELVYSGRAAGSHYTHKGGSAEKICLPNNPDYISSANGVQGTSFLYGAEYESYPPVPLGHLGHHNVPCAVCYVPTRAAMIMIPAKTQCPTSWTVEYVGYLMTAHYTHHRSTFSCVDKDAQSIPGGVGTEYGALFYHVEATCIGILCPPYDTQRELTCAVCTK